A stretch of Caenibius tardaugens NBRC 16725 DNA encodes these proteins:
- a CDS encoding VOC family protein, translating to MANTGYFTVGTNDVDKALAFYDALLGSAGWQPMFDSPRGGRLYGNGASLFGVFRPFDGNDATVGNGTMCGFVFDSVDKAAAFHAKVLELGGTNEGDVSDRGNGATFGYCRDLEGNKLCVFHYPTPAA from the coding sequence ATGGCAAACACCGGTTATTTCACGGTGGGTACCAATGATGTTGATAAGGCATTGGCTTTTTACGACGCATTACTGGGTTCGGCAGGCTGGCAGCCCATGTTCGATTCACCGCGCGGCGGACGTCTCTACGGCAATGGAGCATCGCTGTTCGGGGTGTTTCGCCCCTTCGACGGCAACGATGCCACCGTGGGCAATGGCACCATGTGCGGCTTTGTCTTTGACAGCGTCGACAAGGCGGCGGCCTTCCATGCCAAGGTTCTGGAACTGGGCGGCACCAACGAAGGCGATGTCAGCGACAGGGGCAATGGCGCCACCTTCGGTTATTGCCGCGATCTCGAAGGCAACAAACTCTGCGTGTTCCACTACCCCACGCCTGCCGCCTGA
- a CDS encoding oxidoreductase codes for MQGWSEADIPDLTGQRVLVTGGASGIGYEAARALALHGAHVILSDRNEQGGIDALARIRALRRDAVVEFRLLDLSSQQAVRDFAQAFVAEGGKLDILINNAGIQPISERRTTEDGFELTFGIGHFGHFTLTALLMPLLEAAAAPRVVTVSSMVHARGWIDWDDLQMEKDYRAQRAYNQTKLANLFFARELQRRVDQAGGKISSMAVHPGVAQTSIGANRRQLGQYRLGDHIVSGILKVVMPYLGQPAAQGALPTLYAASSPAVKGGGFYGPQGFGEMKGPPGPAVIKPAGQDMAAAKRLWEITEETTGIRFLPW; via the coding sequence ATGCAGGGGTGGAGTGAAGCGGATATTCCCGATCTTACGGGACAGCGCGTACTGGTGACAGGCGGGGCAAGCGGGATTGGCTATGAAGCCGCGCGGGCATTGGCACTGCATGGCGCGCATGTGATCCTGAGCGACCGGAACGAACAGGGCGGGATCGACGCATTGGCGCGGATTCGGGCCTTGCGCCGCGATGCCGTGGTGGAGTTTCGCCTGCTCGATCTTTCAAGCCAGCAGGCGGTGCGGGATTTTGCCCAGGCCTTCGTGGCGGAAGGCGGCAAGCTGGACATTCTGATTAACAATGCGGGCATTCAACCGATCAGTGAACGGCGCACCACTGAAGACGGTTTCGAGCTGACTTTTGGCATAGGGCATTTCGGCCATTTCACGCTGACGGCCTTGCTGATGCCGCTGCTCGAAGCCGCTGCCGCGCCGCGCGTGGTGACGGTGTCCAGCATGGTGCATGCACGCGGGTGGATCGATTGGGACGATCTCCAGATGGAGAAAGATTACCGCGCGCAGCGGGCCTATAACCAGACCAAGCTGGCCAACCTGTTCTTTGCACGGGAACTGCAGCGGAGAGTCGATCAGGCAGGTGGGAAGATCAGCAGTATGGCGGTCCACCCAGGTGTGGCGCAGACCTCAATCGGGGCCAATCGCAGGCAGTTGGGGCAATATAGGCTGGGGGATCACATTGTCAGCGGTATTCTGAAAGTGGTGATGCCTTATCTGGGGCAGCCTGCGGCGCAGGGTGCCTTGCCAACGCTTTACGCGGCATCCTCACCAGCGGTGAAAGGCGGGGGCTTCTATGGGCCGCAGGGATTCGGAGAAATGAAGGGCCCACCGGGACCGGCGGTGATCAAGCCTGCGGGGCAGGACATGGCGGCAGCGAAGCGGCTTTGGGAAATTACCGAGGAAACGACGGGCATCCGCTTCTTGCCGTGGTAG
- the ligA gene encoding NAD-dependent DNA ligase LigA, whose amino-acid sequence MPVDITEADAANELMRLARQIALHNRLYHAEDSPEISDAEYDALVRRNTELETAFPHLIRPDSPSRQVGHEIAASPLSKVAHEVRMMSLDNAFTDEEVADFVGRVRRFLNLAPDEVVAMTAEDKIDGLSCSLRYENGKLVRAATRGDGQVGEDVTANVAHIGDIPQQLQGDAPAVFEVRGEVYMSKADFHALNAAQTAAGGKVFANPRNAAAGSLRQKDAWVTAKRPLRFWAHGWGAASHVQGTTQQDVMARIAAWGLPISPELVRCDTLEAMLAAYARIATGRGDLPYEIDGVVYKVDRLDWQQRLGFVAKAPRWAIARKFPAERAETVVEAIDIQVGRTGKLTPVGRLAPVLVGGVTVTNVTLHNRDEIARLGVRVGDRVVIQRAGDVIPQVVDNLTRDVVRDPFPFPDHCPECGSEAVAEEGEVDVRCTGGLICPAQRTERLKHFVSRGALDIDGLGEKTIDQFFALGWLESPVDIFRLRKRRDAILALDGWQDKSVDNLLKAIENRRQPDAARLLFGLGIRHVGTVTARDLMKNFHTLPALRDAAEQAQAGDGEAAGLLTSIEGVGPAVVEALGDFFHEDHNREVWDDLLSEVAPPPYIVETRDSAVAGKTVVFTGKLETMSRDEAKAQAEALGAKAAGSVSPKTDLVVAGPGAGSKLKKAADLGIAVIDEAAWAEIVRAAG is encoded by the coding sequence ATGCCCGTCGATATCACCGAAGCCGATGCCGCCAACGAACTGATGCGCCTCGCGCGGCAGATTGCCCTGCATAACCGGCTGTATCACGCGGAAGATTCGCCCGAGATTTCGGATGCGGAATATGATGCGCTGGTGCGCCGCAATACCGAGCTGGAAACCGCGTTTCCCCATTTGATCAGGCCCGACAGCCCCTCCCGCCAAGTGGGGCACGAGATTGCCGCATCACCCTTGTCCAAGGTCGCGCACGAGGTGCGCATGATGAGCCTCGACAATGCCTTTACGGATGAGGAAGTGGCCGACTTCGTCGGTCGTGTCCGCCGGTTCCTCAACCTTGCACCGGATGAGGTGGTGGCGATGACGGCGGAAGACAAGATCGACGGGCTGTCCTGCTCGCTCCGGTACGAAAACGGCAAACTCGTGCGTGCGGCCACGCGTGGCGATGGGCAGGTGGGGGAAGATGTCACCGCCAATGTCGCGCATATTGGCGATATTCCGCAGCAGTTGCAGGGCGATGCGCCAGCCGTGTTTGAAGTGCGCGGCGAAGTCTACATGTCCAAGGCCGACTTTCACGCACTAAACGCGGCGCAAACGGCCGCAGGTGGCAAGGTTTTCGCCAATCCGCGCAATGCCGCCGCCGGATCGCTGCGCCAGAAAGATGCCTGGGTCACGGCAAAGCGGCCCTTGCGGTTCTGGGCGCATGGTTGGGGCGCGGCAAGCCACGTTCAGGGCACGACCCAGCAGGACGTGATGGCACGGATCGCCGCATGGGGATTACCGATTTCGCCGGAACTGGTCCGCTGCGATACGCTGGAGGCGATGCTGGCGGCCTATGCCCGCATTGCGACGGGGCGGGGCGATCTGCCTTATGAGATCGACGGGGTCGTCTACAAGGTCGACCGGCTCGATTGGCAGCAACGGCTGGGGTTCGTCGCCAAGGCCCCGCGTTGGGCGATTGCGCGCAAATTTCCGGCGGAACGGGCAGAAACCGTGGTTGAGGCTATCGACATCCAGGTTGGCCGCACCGGCAAGCTGACCCCGGTTGGGCGATTGGCTCCGGTGCTGGTTGGCGGCGTAACCGTCACCAACGTGACCTTGCATAATCGCGACGAGATCGCGCGTCTGGGTGTGCGCGTAGGCGATCGCGTGGTGATCCAGCGCGCAGGCGATGTGATCCCGCAAGTGGTCGACAATCTTACGCGCGATGTCGTGCGTGATCCGTTCCCGTTCCCTGATCATTGCCCTGAATGCGGCAGCGAGGCGGTGGCTGAGGAAGGCGAGGTCGACGTGCGCTGCACCGGGGGGCTCATCTGCCCGGCACAACGGACGGAGCGGCTCAAGCATTTCGTCAGCAGGGGCGCGCTCGATATCGATGGGCTGGGCGAGAAGACGATCGATCAGTTCTTTGCATTGGGCTGGCTCGAAAGCCCGGTGGATATCTTCCGTCTGCGCAAACGGCGCGATGCCATTCTTGCGCTGGATGGCTGGCAGGACAAGTCTGTGGACAACCTGTTGAAAGCGATCGAGAACCGGCGACAGCCGGATGCCGCGCGGCTGCTGTTCGGGTTGGGCATCCGCCATGTCGGTACGGTCACCGCGCGCGATCTGATGAAGAATTTCCATACCTTGCCTGCGTTGCGCGATGCTGCGGAACAGGCGCAGGCGGGAGACGGCGAGGCCGCCGGTCTGCTGACATCCATAGAAGGGGTTGGCCCGGCCGTAGTGGAGGCGCTGGGCGACTTCTTCCACGAAGACCATAACCGGGAGGTGTGGGACGATCTTCTTTCGGAAGTCGCGCCGCCACCCTACATCGTGGAAACCCGAGACAGCGCGGTGGCGGGCAAGACCGTTGTATTTACCGGCAAGCTCGAAACCATGAGCCGCGATGAAGCCAAGGCCCAGGCCGAGGCGCTGGGGGCGAAGGCTGCCGGTTCCGTTTCGCCGAAAACCGATCTTGTGGTCGCCGGTCCGGGGGCAGGGTCCAAGCTCAAGAAAGCGGCAGATCTCGGCATTGCAGTGATCGACGAGGCGGCCTGGGCGGAAATCGTCCGGGCTGCGGGATAA
- the recN gene encoding DNA repair protein RecN, which translates to MLSQLSIRNIVLIESLDLAFGSGLGVLTGETGAGKSILLDALGLILGNRAESALVRAGEDQASVTASFDFPTLPDVIGAVLADADVAVERGEPLIIRRSLKADGGSRAFINDQPVGVALLRDIAAALVELHGQHDDRGLVNPRGHRDLLDRYAGADIGGMGEAWRAWRAAGDALAQARAAIEQAKADQDLLLAHLAELAALEPEEGEEAGLAGARADMQKGEKLAGDLEDLRHLWDGSDSALASLRGGARRLDRIAGEHPLLAEALEALDRAVIEAGEAEEKLAAAAEALLFDPSELDRIETRLFELRALARKHHCQVDDLPEKMRGMRQALDAIEGGEAEISALITAERASYQAYCERAEAVHLARADAAERLDRAVAAELAPLKLDTARFRTVVTRLPEERWGAQGIDSVEFLIATNPGADFAPLAKIASGGELSRFILALKVALAEQGGAATIIFDEIDRGVGGAVASAIGERLARLANGGQLLAVTHSPQVAARGGTHYMIAKSSEGTVTRTSVMLLDAAGRQEEIARMLSGAEITAEARAQADRLLEGV; encoded by the coding sequence ATGCTGAGCCAGCTTTCCATACGTAACATCGTGTTGATCGAATCGCTGGATCTGGCTTTCGGGTCGGGTCTGGGCGTGCTGACCGGTGAAACCGGTGCAGGCAAATCGATCCTGCTCGATGCGCTGGGCCTGATTCTGGGCAACCGGGCCGAGTCCGCGCTCGTGCGTGCCGGAGAAGATCAGGCAAGCGTTACCGCCAGTTTCGATTTCCCGACGTTGCCCGATGTCATCGGGGCTGTGCTGGCGGACGCAGATGTTGCGGTTGAAAGGGGTGAACCCCTGATTATCCGGCGCAGTCTGAAAGCGGACGGCGGAAGCAGGGCTTTCATCAATGACCAGCCAGTGGGCGTGGCGCTGCTGCGCGATATAGCGGCGGCTCTGGTCGAATTGCATGGGCAGCATGATGATCGCGGTCTGGTGAACCCGCGCGGGCATCGTGATCTGCTGGATCGCTATGCCGGGGCGGATATCGGTGGCATGGGTGAAGCATGGCGTGCCTGGCGCGCTGCTGGCGATGCACTGGCGCAGGCCCGCGCCGCGATTGAACAGGCCAAGGCGGATCAGGATCTCCTGCTGGCCCACCTCGCGGAATTGGCGGCGCTGGAGCCGGAAGAAGGGGAAGAGGCCGGTCTGGCGGGCGCCCGCGCCGATATGCAGAAGGGCGAAAAGCTGGCAGGCGATCTGGAGGATCTGCGCCATCTGTGGGACGGTTCGGATTCCGCGCTGGCCAGCCTGCGCGGCGGGGCACGGCGGCTTGATCGGATTGCGGGCGAACACCCCTTGCTGGCCGAAGCGTTGGAGGCGCTCGACCGTGCGGTGATCGAAGCAGGCGAAGCGGAAGAAAAACTCGCAGCCGCAGCCGAGGCTCTGCTGTTTGATCCATCGGAACTGGATCGCATCGAAACACGGCTGTTCGAATTGCGGGCTCTGGCGCGCAAACACCATTGTCAGGTTGATGATCTCCCGGAAAAAATGCGGGGCATGCGGCAGGCTCTCGATGCGATTGAAGGGGGCGAAGCCGAGATTTCGGCGCTGATCACAGCCGAACGCGCCAGTTATCAGGCATATTGTGAACGGGCAGAAGCGGTTCATCTGGCGCGCGCCGATGCTGCGGAACGTCTGGATCGGGCCGTGGCTGCAGAACTCGCGCCGCTGAAGCTCGATACCGCGCGGTTCCGCACGGTGGTGACCCGTTTGCCGGAAGAACGCTGGGGTGCGCAGGGGATCGACAGTGTCGAATTCCTTATTGCGACCAATCCCGGCGCCGATTTCGCGCCTCTGGCAAAAATTGCGTCGGGCGGCGAACTCTCGCGCTTCATTCTGGCGCTGAAAGTGGCGCTGGCGGAGCAGGGTGGCGCGGCGACGATCATTTTCGACGAGATCGATCGCGGGGTTGGCGGGGCGGTTGCCTCGGCTATCGGCGAACGGCTTGCGCGGCTGGCCAACGGCGGGCAATTGCTGGCGGTCACGCACAGCCCGCAGGTCGCCGCACGTGGGGGCACGCACTACATGATCGCGAAATCCTCCGAAGGCACGGTAACGCGCACGTCTGTGATGCTGCTGGACGCGGCAGGGCGGCAGGAAGAAATCGCACGCATGCTGTCGGGCGCGGAAATCACCGCAGAAGCGCGGGCACAGGCTGATCGGCTGCTTGAAGGCGTATGA
- a CDS encoding outer membrane protein assembly factor BamD: MKTRTFRSPVRIAILATAATAMMLTAGCGGGSRVNKGTSYVARDVETLYAAAKDRLDRGQARQAAALFDEVERQHPYSPWARRAQMMSAFSYYVAKNYNQSIQSAQRFLSIHPGNKDADYAYYLIALCYYEQISDVQRDQKITDQALTALTDVVRRYPNTKYANDATLKIDLVHDHLAGKEMEIGRFYEKSGQMIAARIRFQTVVDKYQTTSHTPEALYRLTETSLSLGIPEEAKKYAAVLGTNYPGSEWYDRAYKLMNKYAPGAEAS; encoded by the coding sequence ATGAAGACCCGTACCTTCCGCTCGCCCGTTCGTATCGCAATCCTCGCGACGGCCGCTACTGCCATGATGCTGACTGCCGGTTGCGGTGGCGGATCGCGTGTCAACAAGGGTACATCCTACGTCGCGCGCGATGTGGAAACGCTTTACGCGGCGGCGAAGGATCGCCTCGATCGCGGCCAGGCGCGGCAGGCGGCGGCGCTGTTTGACGAAGTCGAACGGCAGCACCCTTATTCGCCGTGGGCCCGTCGCGCCCAGATGATGAGCGCGTTCTCTTACTACGTCGCGAAAAACTACAACCAGTCGATCCAGTCGGCCCAGCGGTTCCTTTCGATCCATCCGGGCAACAAGGATGCGGATTATGCGTATTATCTCATCGCGCTCTGCTATTACGAGCAGATCAGCGATGTGCAGCGCGATCAGAAGATCACCGATCAGGCTTTGACCGCGCTGACGGATGTGGTTCGCCGCTATCCCAATACGAAGTACGCAAACGATGCGACACTGAAGATCGATCTGGTGCACGATCACCTGGCTGGCAAGGAAATGGAAATTGGCCGTTTCTACGAAAAGTCCGGGCAGATGATCGCGGCGCGTATCCGTTTCCAGACTGTGGTCGACAAGTACCAGACCACCAGCCACACGCCGGAAGCGCTTTATCGCCTGACGGAAACCAGCCTCTCGCTGGGGATTCCGGAAGAAGCCAAAAAATATGCCGCCGTGCTGGGCACCAACTACCCGGGTAGCGAATGGTACGATCGCGCATACAAGCTGATGAACAAGTACGCGCCGGGCGCTGAGGCGAGCTGA
- a CDS encoding class II 3-deoxy-7-phosphoheptulonate synthase has product MANNWSPDGWKAFEAKHLPKYEDPAALADAEKTLASYPPLVFAGEARALQAELAEVCYGRGFLLQGGDCAESFAEFHPNNIRDTFRVLLQMAVVLTFASKQPVVKVGRMAGQFAKPRSAPTENQGSLELPSYFGDIINGIEFDPATRMNDPQRMIRAYSQAAATLNLLRAFAGGGYANLRQVHQWTLEFMGRSSWAEKFKHVADRIGEALDFMEACGIDPNTVPQLQATSFYTSHEALLLQYEQALTRQDSLTGGWYDTSAHMLWIGDRTRFEGSAHVEYLRGVENPIGMKCGPSLEPDALLKMLDTLNPARIPGRMTLISRFGHDKVEAGLPRLVRAVQREGHPVVWSCDPMHGNVVKAESGYKTRPFDRILAEVKGFFAVHRAEGTHAGGIHIEMTGQDVTECTGGAVAITDERLADRYHTHCDPRLNAAQSLELAFLLAEMLNLEAEQRRAAA; this is encoded by the coding sequence GTGGCCAACAACTGGAGCCCGGACGGGTGGAAAGCCTTCGAGGCGAAGCACCTGCCCAAGTATGAAGACCCTGCCGCGCTGGCTGATGCGGAGAAGACGCTCGCGTCCTATCCGCCGCTGGTGTTTGCGGGTGAAGCGCGTGCGCTTCAGGCGGAACTGGCAGAAGTCTGCTATGGCCGTGGCTTCCTGCTGCAGGGCGGTGATTGTGCCGAAAGCTTCGCCGAATTTCATCCCAACAATATTCGCGACACTTTCCGCGTGCTCTTGCAAATGGCGGTCGTGCTGACTTTCGCCAGCAAGCAGCCGGTGGTGAAAGTCGGCCGCATGGCCGGCCAGTTCGCGAAGCCGCGCAGCGCGCCGACCGAAAATCAGGGCAGTCTCGAATTGCCCAGCTATTTCGGCGATATCATCAACGGTATCGAATTCGATCCGGCCACCCGGATGAACGATCCGCAGCGGATGATCCGCGCCTATAGCCAGGCAGCGGCGACGCTGAACCTGCTGCGTGCTTTCGCAGGGGGCGGGTATGCCAATCTGCGTCAGGTCCATCAGTGGACTCTCGAATTCATGGGCCGCAGCTCCTGGGCGGAGAAGTTCAAGCACGTGGCCGACCGGATCGGCGAGGCACTGGACTTCATGGAAGCCTGCGGCATCGATCCGAACACCGTGCCGCAACTGCAGGCGACGAGCTTCTACACCAGCCACGAGGCGCTTCTGCTGCAGTACGAGCAGGCGCTGACCCGGCAGGATTCGCTCACCGGCGGATGGTACGACACCAGCGCGCACATGCTGTGGATCGGTGATCGCACCCGTTTCGAGGGGTCGGCGCATGTCGAATACCTGCGTGGGGTGGAAAACCCCATCGGGATGAAGTGCGGCCCCAGCCTGGAACCCGACGCCTTGCTGAAAATGCTGGATACGCTCAATCCTGCCCGCATTCCGGGCCGGATGACGCTGATCAGCCGTTTCGGGCATGACAAGGTTGAGGCCGGTCTGCCGCGTCTGGTTCGCGCTGTGCAGCGTGAAGGGCACCCGGTGGTGTGGTCGTGTGATCCCATGCACGGCAACGTGGTCAAGGCGGAAAGCGGCTACAAGACGCGCCCGTTCGATCGTATCCTTGCGGAAGTGAAGGGCTTCTTCGCCGTTCATCGCGCGGAAGGCACCCATGCTGGCGGCATTCATATCGAAATGACCGGGCAGGATGTGACCGAATGCACCGGTGGTGCGGTCGCGATCACCGACGAACGTCTGGCTGACCGGTATCACACGCACTGTGATCCGCGCCTGAATGCCGCGCAATCGCTCGAACTGGCGTTCCTGCTGGCCGAGATGCTCAATCTCGAAGCAGAACAGCGCCGGGCTGCTGCATGA
- a CDS encoding M16 family metallopeptidase, translated as MTRVSRLFAAIAITLPLPLLLQPTVAIAQQASAKAVKSVEKTDPWIYRGTDIPHDPEWVFGTLGNGLRYAVRRNNVPPGQVSIRIAVDAGSMYESEQERGYAHLLEHLLFRQSKYLGVAEAIPTWQRLGATFGSDTNAQTSATQTVYKLDLPNASATTLNESFRLLSGMVREPVLSQPNINTEVPIVLAEKRERGGASMRIGDATRETFFAGQPLATRAPIGTDESLRGATAVSVQAFHDRWYRPDNTVIVAVGDADPMVLAGEIERWFADWKGKGKKTEAPDFGKPQAPAGSDPANPVGETRVLVEPDLPRNINYAFLRPYKQVIDNIEYNRGIMLDAISQAIINRKLEERARAGGSYLFAQVGQDKVSRSADGTFVNVTPLGSDWKAALKDVRAVIADAIANPPTQQEIDRELAEYDVAFASSVEERTVMAGSKLADDVVNAVDIREAVATPEVVLQVFRDMRARFTPEAIRDHTRALFAGAVIRGVMNTPVTGEADADAFRLALAEPVAATASSRDAAAAISFADLPPIGKPGTVLKSAPIGVMQVEWVQLSNGVRALLWPNNAEPGRVNLQVRFGSGYRGFTAQDAPYIQLGQMALIGSGIGPLGQDALDRISTGRKMGFDFRVDDASFQFSAETRAADLADQLYLFAAKLGMPRWDPNPVLRAKAASELQYESYATTPSSLMQRDLDWLLSNRDPRFETPSPKVLAGVTPEGFRKVWEPLLKQGPIEVLMFGDFKREDGIAALEKTFGALPPREAIPADAASRKVAFPAPQATPTVLHHRGDPNQAAAVIAWPSGGGVAGLSESRQLEILVQLFNNRLFDAMREHAGASYAPQVMSEWPIDMPDGGRIMAFAQLEPEAVPTFFAEASRIAKEIAATPPTTDELARITEPLKQKISRASTGNSFWLYQLEGASYDPQRAEKLRSLLNDYTQTTPQKMQELAKKYLTSREGWRLAIIPAGQELAKPAK; from the coding sequence ATGACCAGAGTATCCCGGCTGTTCGCGGCGATCGCCATTACCCTCCCGCTTCCGCTGCTTCTGCAGCCGACCGTTGCGATAGCGCAGCAGGCATCGGCCAAGGCGGTAAAGTCCGTCGAGAAGACCGATCCATGGATATATCGGGGCACGGATATTCCGCATGATCCGGAATGGGTGTTCGGCACGCTCGGCAACGGCCTGCGTTATGCGGTTCGCCGCAACAATGTGCCGCCAGGCCAGGTTTCGATACGAATCGCGGTCGATGCGGGGTCGATGTACGAAAGCGAGCAAGAGCGCGGTTATGCCCACTTGCTGGAGCATTTGCTGTTCCGTCAGTCCAAGTATCTGGGTGTGGCCGAGGCGATCCCCACGTGGCAGCGTCTCGGGGCGACATTCGGCAGCGATACGAACGCACAGACCAGCGCGACGCAGACTGTGTACAAACTCGATTTGCCCAATGCCAGCGCCACGACACTGAACGAGAGTTTCCGTCTGTTGTCGGGCATGGTTCGCGAACCGGTTCTGAGCCAGCCCAACATCAACACGGAAGTCCCCATCGTTCTGGCGGAAAAGCGTGAACGGGGCGGGGCGTCGATGCGTATCGGTGATGCGACCCGCGAGACGTTTTTTGCGGGCCAGCCGCTGGCGACTCGGGCACCGATCGGTACGGACGAGTCTTTGCGCGGGGCAACCGCAGTATCGGTGCAGGCGTTCCATGATCGGTGGTATCGTCCGGACAATACGGTGATTGTGGCGGTGGGCGATGCCGATCCGATGGTTCTGGCCGGTGAGATCGAACGCTGGTTCGCCGACTGGAAAGGCAAAGGCAAGAAAACTGAAGCCCCTGATTTCGGCAAGCCTCAGGCCCCTGCCGGAAGCGATCCTGCCAATCCGGTCGGTGAAACGCGGGTGCTGGTCGAACCGGACCTGCCGCGCAATATCAACTACGCGTTCCTGCGCCCCTACAAGCAGGTGATCGACAATATCGAATACAATCGCGGGATCATGCTGGATGCGATTTCGCAGGCGATCATTAACCGCAAGCTGGAAGAGCGCGCGCGCGCCGGAGGCAGTTATCTGTTCGCCCAGGTCGGGCAGGACAAGGTGAGCCGTTCGGCCGATGGTACGTTCGTCAATGTGACCCCGCTGGGCAGCGACTGGAAAGCCGCGCTGAAGGATGTTCGCGCCGTCATTGCCGACGCCATTGCCAATCCGCCCACGCAGCAGGAAATCGACCGCGAACTCGCGGAATACGACGTGGCGTTCGCCAGCAGCGTGGAAGAACGGACAGTCATGGCCGGTTCCAAACTGGCGGACGATGTGGTCAACGCGGTGGATATTCGCGAAGCCGTGGCGACGCCCGAAGTGGTGCTGCAGGTTTTCCGCGACATGCGCGCGCGTTTCACGCCTGAGGCGATACGGGATCATACGCGGGCACTGTTCGCGGGCGCGGTTATTCGCGGGGTCATGAACACGCCGGTGACGGGCGAAGCCGATGCGGACGCATTCAGACTGGCTCTGGCAGAACCGGTGGCGGCAACGGCCAGTTCACGCGATGCGGCAGCGGCGATTTCGTTCGCAGACCTTCCTCCGATCGGCAAACCGGGGACCGTGCTCAAGAGCGCGCCGATCGGTGTCATGCAGGTCGAATGGGTGCAATTGTCCAACGGCGTGCGCGCCTTGCTCTGGCCGAACAATGCCGAACCGGGTCGGGTGAATTTGCAGGTGCGCTTCGGTTCCGGTTATCGTGGCTTCACCGCGCAGGACGCCCCTTATATCCAGTTGGGGCAGATGGCGCTGATCGGTTCGGGGATCGGGCCGCTGGGGCAGGATGCGCTCGATCGTATTTCCACCGGTCGCAAGATGGGCTTCGACTTCCGTGTCGATGATGCATCGTTCCAGTTTTCGGCGGAAACACGTGCGGCGGATCTGGCTGATCAGCTCTATCTGTTCGCGGCGAAGCTGGGCATGCCGCGGTGGGATCCCAATCCTGTACTGCGGGCCAAGGCCGCATCCGAACTGCAGTACGAAAGCTATGCGACAACGCCTTCCAGCCTGATGCAACGCGATCTCGACTGGCTGCTGTCCAACCGCGACCCGCGTTTTGAAACACCCAGCCCCAAGGTTCTCGCCGGTGTCACGCCGGAAGGTTTCCGCAAGGTCTGGGAGCCCTTGCTGAAACAAGGCCCGATCGAAGTGCTCATGTTTGGTGATTTCAAGCGCGAAGACGGTATTGCCGCGCTGGAAAAGACCTTTGGGGCCTTGCCGCCGCGTGAGGCCATTCCGGCCGATGCAGCCAGCCGCAAGGTGGCGTTCCCCGCACCGCAGGCGACGCCCACAGTGCTGCACCACCGTGGCGATCCCAATCAGGCGGCGGCGGTCATCGCCTGGCCCAGCGGGGGCGGTGTTGCCGGGCTGAGCGAATCCCGCCAGCTCGAAATTCTCGTGCAACTGTTCAACAATCGCCTGTTTGATGCGATGCGCGAACATGCCGGGGCAAGCTATGCACCGCAGGTCATGTCCGAATGGCCGATCGACATGCCCGATGGCGGACGGATCATGGCCTTTGCCCAGCTCGAACCCGAAGCGGTGCCGACATTCTTTGCGGAAGCCAGCAGGATTGCGAAGGAAATCGCCGCCACCCCGCCGACCACGGATGAACTGGCGCGTATCACCGAACCGCTCAAGCAAAAGATCAGCCGTGCCTCCACCGGAAACTCGTTCTGGCTCTACCAGTTGGAAGGGGCCAGCTACGATCCCCAGCGTGCGGAAAAGCTGCGCAGTCTGCTGAACGATTACACGCAGACCACGCCGCAGAAGATGCAGGAGCTGGCGAAAAAGTACCTGACCAGCCGTGAAGGATGGCGACTGGCGATCATTCCCGCAGGCCAGGAACTGGCGAAACCGGCAAAGTGA
- a CDS encoding NifU family protein gives MYIETETTPNPATLKFLPGRKVMEVGTREFASPEAAEASPLADALFASGEVTGVFFGSDFISVTAGPGADWSQLKPQVVSILLDHFISEAPLFAGGSAADIALPTDTDDAFEDDPADGDIIDQIKELLETRVRPAVANDGGDIIYRGYREGVVFLTMQGACSGCPSSSATLKNGIEALLKHYVPEVTEVRAA, from the coding sequence ATGTACATAGAAACCGAAACCACGCCCAACCCCGCCACACTGAAGTTCCTGCCCGGCAGGAAAGTGATGGAAGTCGGCACACGCGAATTCGCTTCACCCGAAGCGGCGGAAGCGTCGCCGCTCGCGGACGCACTGTTCGCTTCCGGCGAAGTCACCGGCGTATTCTTCGGTTCCGATTTTATCTCGGTAACGGCAGGCCCCGGCGCGGACTGGAGCCAGTTGAAACCGCAGGTCGTGTCGATACTGCTCGATCATTTCATCAGCGAAGCCCCCCTCTTTGCCGGCGGCAGTGCTGCGGATATCGCGCTGCCAACTGACACGGATGACGCATTCGAAGATGATCCGGCGGATGGCGATATTATCGACCAGATCAAGGAATTGCTCGAAACGCGCGTGCGCCCCGCCGTGGCCAACGATGGTGGCGACATCATCTATCGCGGCTATCGCGAAGGTGTCGTGTTTCTGACCATGCAGGGCGCCTGTTCGGGCTGCCCGTCATCGTCGGCAACGCTGAAGAATGGTATCGAAGCGCTGCTGAAGCACTACGTTCCCGAAGTTACCGAAGTTCGCGCAGCGTGA